CGGCCTCGATCCGTTGTTCGTCGCCAATGAAGGCAAGCTCGTCGCCGTCGTCGCGGCGGAGGCGGCCGACTCCCTCCTCGCCGTGATGCGAGCGCATCCGCTCGGCCGAGGCTCCGCCCGCATCGGTGAGATCGTCGCCGATGAGCATGGCTTCGTGCAAATGACGACCCGTTTCGGCGGCGGCCGCATCGTCGACTGGCTGTCCGGCGAGCAATTGCCGCGCATCTGCTGAGCGTCAACCATGAACGAGCGCGAAGACCCCGCGAAACTCGACTGCGACAAGCGCAGAAGCGCGACCGGAGCCACAGTGCTCATCGTCGACGACGAGCGGCGCTCGCTGGAATCGCTGAAGCGCGTGCTCGGCGTCGAGTTCCAGATTCTGTGCGCGCAAAACGCCGCCGAGGCGGAGGCGATTCTCGACGGCGATCTGGTGCAAGTGGTGCTGTGCGACCAGCGCATGCCCGGCGAGACCGGCGTGGAATTCCTGACGCGCGTGCGCGAGCGCTGGCCGGAGCCGGTCCGCATGATCATCTCCGGCTATAGCGACGCCGAGGATATCATCGCCGGCGTCAATGAGGCCGGCGTCTATCGCTATGTGACCAAGCCCTGGGACCCCGACCGCCTGCTGGAGACCGTGCGCGAGGCGGCGCGGCTCTATGCGGCGCAGAAGGAGGGCGGCGCGGCGCCGCCGCTCGACGCCAAGCCCTCCAATGAAAGACTGCGGCGCATCGTCCAGGACAAGCGACGCGCCGAGCGTCGCATGTTCGAGTTCTCGCGCATCGCCCACGCCCCCGACAGCCCGATGCGGCAAACGATCGCTCTGGCGCGGCGCGCCGCCGAATATGATATTTCCGTGCTGATCACCGGCGCCTCGGGCACGGGCAAAGAGCTGCTCGCTCGCGCCATTCATCATGGCTCGGCGCGCGGCGAGAAATCCTTCGTCCTCGAAAATTGCGGCGCGCTGCCGGACGAGCTGCTGGAGAGCGAGCTGTTCGGCTGCAAGAAGGGCGCGTTCACCGGCGCCTATCAGGATCGCGTCGGCCTGTTCGAGGTCGCGGACGGCGGCTCGATCTTTCTCGACGAGATCGGCGAGACCTCGCCCTCGTTTCAGGTGAAGCTGTTGCGCGTGCTGCAGGAGGGCGAAATCCGCCCGCTCGGCGCCCAGCGCCCGCGCCGCGTCGACGTGCGCGTCATCGCCGCCACCAATCGCGACATCAAGGCGGAGGTCGAGGCCGGCCGCTTTCGCCGCGATCTCTATTACCGCCTCGCCGCCTTCCCCATTCATCTCTCCGCCCTCAACGAGCGCAGAGGCGACATAGCGATCATCGCCGCGCGCATTCTGCTCGCGGTCAATCAGCAATTCAACCGCCGCATTCCCGGCTTCGAGCCGGAGACGCTGCGCTTGATGGAGCGCTATTCGTGGCCGGGAAACGTGCGCGAGATGCACAATGAAATCCAGCGCATGGTCGTGCTGAGCGACGGCGAGGCCAATCTCTCGCCGGAGCTGCTGTCTCCGGCAATTCTCGACCATGGACGCCCGGCGGCGCAGCAGGAGGGGCAGACGCGCTTTACGCTGAAGGAGCGGGTCGAAATGCTCGAATGCGCGCTCATCAAGGAATCGCTCGAGCGCAACGGGCGCAACATCAGCCATGTCGCCGACGAGCTGGGCCTGTCGCGCGTGGGCCTGCGCAGCAAGATCGCGCGCTACGATATTTCTCGCGTCGTCGATGACGAAGCCTGAGACGACGCGCGACGGCGCGCGCGGCGATCTCATCGCCCGCGTCGCTGGGGCCGACATCGCGCTCTCGGAGGGGAGCGAGCAAGTCTGGCTAGAAGTCATTCGCAAGATGGACGAGGTCTATGCCGATCTCATCGTCTATGAGTCGGACCTCGAGAAGAAGAACGGCGAGCTCGAGGAAGCGCAGACCTTCATCCAGAGCGTCATCGCCTCCGTCTCCGACGTTCTCGTCGTCTGCGACGAGAGCGGCGCGATTCTGCAGATCAATCCAGCCTTTCGCGAGCTGATGGGACACGACGAGCAGGAACTCGTCGGCTCATCCCTCATCGACCTGTTCGTCGCCGAGGATCGCGCCGAGGCCAAGACGCTCTGCGCCGCAGCGACACGAGAGACCACCAGCGGCGAGCTGCGCTTTCGCACCAGCGACGGGCCGTCCGATCTGATGGCGATCAATCGCTCGCCGCTGTTCGACGCCGCCGGCAGGCGCGCCGGCGCCGTCTTCACCGGCCGGCCGATCGGCGAGCTCAGGCGCGCCTATGAGGCTCTGCATCTCGCCCATGTCGAGCTCAAGCAGGCGCAGTCGCGGCTCATCGAGCAGGAGAAGATGGCGAGCCTCGGCCGCCTGGTCGCCGGCGTCGCGCATGAGCTCAACAATCCGATCAGCTTCGTCTACGGCAATATTCATACGCTCGATCGCTATCGCAAGGCGCTCGCCCGCTATCTCGCAGCCATTCATTCCGGCGTCGCCGTCAAGGAACGCGAAAAGCTTCGGCGCGCCGAAGACATAGACGCGGTCATCGCCGATCTCGAGCCCTTGATCGAAGGCACGCTCGAAGGCGCAGTGCGCATCAGCGACATCGTGAAGAATTTGCGCCGGCTCTCCTTCGGCGCCAAGACGCCGCGCGAGCCGGTCGCGCTCGCGAAGGTGGTCGAGACCGCGACGCAATGGGCTGCGCGCAGCAAAAAGGCCAAGGCGCGCATCGTCACGCGGCTCGAGCCCGATCTTCTCGCCTGCGGCCACAGCGGCCAGATTCACTCGGTGCTGGTCAATCTGATCGACAATGCGCTCGACGCCGTGCGCGACGCTCCCGCGCCGCTCGTCGAGATCGTCACACATGCGGAAGGTTCGTCGGCCGTCGTCGAAGTGATCGACAATGGCAAGGGCGTGCCGGATGCGCTGCGCAGCCGTGTCTTCGAGCCCTTCTTCACGACAAAGACCGTCGGAGAAGGAACCGGATTGGGACTATGGATCAGCTATTCGATCGTGCATGAACATGGCGGCTCGATCGAGATCGACGCGCCGCCATCGGGCGGCGCTCGCTTCACGCTGCGTCTGCCCCGCGCAACAGACTGAAAGCAGCGCCCATCAGCTCGCCTTGCGCAACGCCGCCTTGAACAGAACCTTGCCGGCGAGCATTCTCGACAATTGCAGCTCATTGGGCTCGAGCACATTGAGCATGAGGATCAGCGAGCCATAGACCACGGCGCCGGAGCCGATCGCCAGCGCCAGAGCGGCTGGAGCCTGCCACTCCAAGACGATCACTCGCGCGAAGACGGCGCAGCCGATCGCCGCGACCACGATCCGCGCGAACTTCGACAAGGGGAATGGCAGATTGAGAGCCTTCGCCACATAGATAAAGCTTGCGAGAGTGAGAAAGCTCTGCACCGCCGAGCGCGTCGCGACCGCGCCCATAACGCCGAAGGCAGGGATCGCCGTAACCCCGGCGAGCAGAGATACGACGACGCCGATCAACCCCGTGCGCACGAGAAAGGAGCTCTTCTCGCAGGCGAGCAGGAGGGTGGAGCTTACGGTCGAAATCGAGCCGAAGGCTTGCATCGCGATCAGCACTGTCGCCGATGCGCTCGCTTCGGCGAATTCTGCCCCGAACAGCACCGGCAAGAACAAAGGTGCGATCGCAGCCATTCCGAAACAGGCCGGAAACAGCAACAGCGCGACGAACCGAATTGCCGAGGCGTAGGCGTCGCACAACCCCCTTCGATCTCGCAGCGCATGACGCTCGGCGAACAGCGGCAGCAGCCCTCCGGTCATCAGCAACGGCGCCTGAGCGGCAAGATTGCAAAGCGTGTACGAGACCGCGAACAATCCGGCCTCCTTGGCTCCTCGCCAATAATCGAGAAAGCCGATTTCGAGGCGCGACCAAACGATCACGGAAATGAGGCCGACGCCCCAATTATTGACGGCGAAGCGCCAGGCGCGCTGACGGAGATTCTCCGGAAGCCCGGTCGTGCGACGCGCATATTGCAACGCCAGTCCAGCGCAGGCGATACTTCCCATCGCATAGCCGACGAGCGCCCCCTCGGCGCCGGCATAAAAACATCCGGCGCCGGTGGCGACGAGCTGCAGAGGCAGACTGATCGCCGTCAGCTTCGCTGCGACGTCGAAGCTCTGCCGACCACGAAGCACCGACAGGCCGAAATTATTCAATGCCTGCACAGCAAAAATGAATGCGATCACCAACCAGATCGAGTCGGGCGATTCGCTCAACACGTTCAATCGCAGATTTTCACGAAACCATTGCGCACCGCCGAGCGCCAATTCGCCGAACAATCCGACGACAATCGTCGTCGAGAACAAAATCGGCCGAAAGAAATACGGACCGATTTCTTCGGCATAGGCCATCTCGCCTTGCGCCATCAGCTCCGGCGTGAACCGTGCGATCGTGAGCGGCAATCCGAGATCGGCGAATGTGACCGCCATCCCGGTGAGCCAGATGCCGATCGCCACGGTTCCAGCGCCGGTGGGACCGAGCATGCGCCCCACGATGACGAGCCCCAGAAAGCTCCCGAGCGACGAGTTCAGACTGGCGACGAGCCCGAAAATCGTGTTGCGTGTGAATTTATCGAGCGACATTTCTAACCTGCCGGCGCGTGTGCGACTCATCTCATCATGAAGAAAGGCCGGCCGATCGTTTTGGAACACGGTTGGTCCTCTCGATCTTCGTCGAGCAAATCGGGCGCCGCAGCCGCGTATCGATCGCTTCGCCATATGTTTTGAAATAGGCCTCGGCCACGCGCGGCCATGCGAACTCCCCCGCAAGCCGGATAGCGGCGGCGCGAAGCGCGCCGGACTCTTCGACCTCGGCGAAAGCCTCTCGGATCGCGCTCGCCGATGCGATCGGTTCGGCGAAGTCGGTGAGGTGGACCAACCCGCGCCGCGCGGAGAAGGCGCGATAGGCTTCATTGGCGTGCACGACTGGACACAACCCGGCGCTGAGCGCTTCGATGAGCGCAATTCCAAATCCTTCATAATCGGACGCGCTCACGAAAAGGCTCGAGCGACCGATGACCTGCGCGACGGCGCACGGGTCGAGACCCACATGAACCTCGACATGGTTCTGCAGAGACCGCCGCGCGATCTCCGCTTTCAAACGTTCGATTCCCCAATCGGACTCGAAACCGACGATGTCGAGACGCCATTGCTGGTCCTGCGTGACGAGCGCATGCATCGTTTCGAGCAGACGGTCGAGGCGCTTATTGAGCGAAAATCGACCGATCGTGACCAGCGACTTCTTCGGTGTTCGGCTCGCCGCATCGGCGAATTTGTCGATGTCGACGCCGTTCTCGATCAGCCGGAGATTGCCCGGCGTGATCGTCGCGAATAATCGATAATCGCTCTCGCTGCAGGCGACGACCGCGCTATAGCGGCGCGCCGTCAATCTCGTGACCACTTCGAACCACAGTCGCTTCAGGGTCGCATGCGCGGATGTATGAAAGAACCCGCCATGGGTCGTCGCTACGATCGGCCGACGCGAGACCAACGACGCGAGCCCGATAAAGTCGAAGAAGAAGTCGACTGCATGCACATGCACGATGTCGGCGTCTTCGATATGCGCGAGCGCCGCGGGCGCGATCGGATAGCGTCTCGACCCCCTGAACGGAATGCGACGGATTTCGACTCCGTCGAGCACATCGCTTTCAGGGAGAGATCCGCGCCGATCCGTGAACAGGCGATCCAACGTCACTACACGCACCTCGGCGCCGGCCCGATATTGCTCGCAGGCGAGGCGATGAACGAATTCTTCGAGCCCGCCACGCGAGGGCCAGAACTGACGAACAATATGAACTATCTTCATCGGATCGCCCCCTCGACTTTCACACGCTCGACCATAACGGGATTAATGGATCGTTAACCAAGCGCAGGCTAAATCTTCGCTGCTTCTACTCTGTAGGAACCAACGATGACCCAGCGGAGATATCTCGGTGAGCGGTTCGCCGGAAGCGAAGCTCCGACACTGTCGCTCGTCGTCTGCACGGTCGGCCGAATCGATCCACTCGTGCGTCTCTTCTCCTCGCTCATCCAGCAAACGAGCGAGGACTTCGAGATCGTTCTGGTCGACCAGAATCCTCCCGGAACCCTCGACGCGACCTTGGAGCAATACGCCCAAGGCTTGAAAATTCTGCATGTAACCTCTCCGCGCGGCCTCTCTCGCGCCCGCAACGCCGGTCTGCGGCGCGCGAAAGGCAGCCTCGTCTGCTTTCCCGATGACGACTGCTGGTATGCGCCAGAGCTGATCGAGGAGGTGATCCGCCGCTTCGCGCGTGAGCCTCACATCGATATCATCATGGCGCGCACGGTCGATGCGCATGGCGTCGATTCTCTCGGCCTGTATCTCTCCGAAACATGTCCGATCGACCGACGCAATGTCTGGTTCGCCGGCAATTCCAATGGAATTTTTCTGCGCGCAGAAACGGCGCAGCGCATCGGCGGCTTCGACGAAAGCCTCGGCGTCGGCGCCGAGTCGCCCTTCCGATCGGGAGAAGAAACAGACTATGTGCTGCGCGCGCTCGCGCTCGGCGCCCGATGCCGGTTCTATCACGACGTCACCGTCTTTCACGATCAGGCGCCCGAGCGCAGCTCCGCCGCCATCTCTCGCGCCAGAGCCTATGCGCCGGGTTTCGGCCGAGTCTTGAGGCTGCATTATGACGCCTTCTATTTCGCAGAGCGCCTCGCACGCACGCTCGCGCGCGCCGCATTGTCGGCGGTCACGCTCGACCTCGGCACGGCGCATTACAAGCTCGTGTGGGGCATCGGCACGATCAAGGGCTATTTATCGCCTTGTGGAGGTGAAAGAACACGATTGCCAGGGCGAAAGTGAACGCTCCGACGCCATAGCGATAGACGGTTCGACGCGGCTCCAGCGCCTTGCGCCACAACCATTGCAGCCCCGAGGCATTTTGCAGCTGGAAGCAGACTATCGCAAAGGCGAAGGCGAAGGCGCCGAGCGTGTAGCGACGCGCGAGCCGACGTGGCTCTCTCGAAAGCCTGAACAGCCATTCCATTCGCGCCCGTCGCACCCACTCGGGCGCCCGCGGCACCGTCTCGGAGAGGAAATCGAACAAAGCGCCGACGCCGACCGCCAACTTGCTGTTCAGAGCATCGCGATGCGTGTCCATGAACAATTCCTGGCGTGGATTGCCCATGGCGACGAGCAGCACATCGGGCGCATGATCGGCGATTTCAGCGACGATGTCGGCTTCTTCCGCTGCCGAAAAATAGCCGTGATGAAAGCCGACGACACGATGCCGTGGATAAAGCGTCTCGATTTGGGCCGCCACGCGCTCGACGACATCGGGCTTCGCGCCGAGGAGATAAATTCTCAAGCCTCTTTCGCTGGTCGCCAGAAACTTCGGAACGAAATCCGTTCCATTCAGATTGCCGGGGAAGGTTGCCCCTGTCGCGAGCTTCGAGGCGATGTCGAGCGCGACGCCGTCGTTGAGGACCAGCATGTTCGACAGAGCTTTGCGGAAGCCCACGTCGAAGAACGCATTGCTCGCAGTATGCGCATTGCAGAATGCGACCTGTCGATGGTCCTGCCCATCGAGAATGGATTCGATGTGCCGCAACGCCTCGTCGACGGTCAGATGCTCGATGCGGATTGGACCGAGTTTGAATATGCGCTTCATCCCAAGACCTCACGAGACACGATTTCGATCTCACGGGAAGAGGAAGCGCTGTCATCACCAAGGATGTCTAAACATCCTAAAGTCCAATATATTCTTGGTTTTTCAATGCGTAGCGAAATAAATGCGATTTAATTCGAATTTTAGCGAAACGAGTCGACGCATGGGCGCCACGGGAGACGTCGCGCCGCGTCCGAGCGCAATTTCCTCTGGTCGATTCCGTTCGAGCGCAGAGCGCTCTAACGTCGTGACTGGGTCCAGGCGTAGAGAATGATCGCGCCGAGAGAAAGCGGCCAGAGAGCATGAGCGAACACGAACAGCACCGGCGACAGCCGCTTGCTCTCGTTCCAATTCATCGTGAGCGAGATGAGAGCGACGCCGCATCCGATCGCCAGATAGGTGTAGATGAAAGCGTCCAACCCCCACATCGCCCGCTCCCGCGTCGCGCGCCGCGAAAGCGACGCCGACAATCTCGAGGCCCGACCACGGCGCAGCCTCTGGCGCCGATATTAACATAAGCTTAAGGATAACGCCCTCTATATTGCCGACGCATTCGTCCTTCGCGACCTCGCGCGACGTTGAGGCACAGAGCGTCCATGACCCGAATTGGCTCCGGCAGCGAGCTGCAGATGGACCCGAGCGGGTCCCGCTCGCCCGCGCGCGATCGGCAGGCGCCGGGTTCGATGGATTTCGACTTCGCGGAATTCGTCCGCTTCGTGAAGCGGCACGCCAGATGGATGACGGCGATCGCCGCGATCGCATTGCTCCTCGGTTTTTGCTTCTATCTCGTCATGCCGGCGCGCTATCGCTCGGTCGCGGAAATTCTGCTCGACCCGCGCGGCGTCGCTCTGGCGAAGACGGACCTCGGGGCGCAGAGCCTCGGCGCCGACAGCAATCTTCTCGATCTCGAGACGCAGCGCTATCTCATCGTGTCGAGCAGCGTGCTCGGCACGGTGGTCGACGAGGAAAAGCTCACCGAAGATGCACAGTTCACGCATGTCGGCCTTCTGGGCAAGCTGCTCGGCGGCAAGCCGAACGAGAGCCGAGAAGCGGCGATCGAAAAGCTCGCGGCGATGATCGAGGTCATGCGAGGCGAACGCGCGCTCATTCTCGACATTATCGTCGTCAGCGCGGATCCGCAGCTTTCGGCGCGTCTCGCCAACGCCGTGGCGCGCGTGTTCTTTTCTCAGAACGGCGCCGCGCAGCGCGACGCCGCACGTCGCGCGGGCGCGGCTCTACAAGGCCGCGCCGAGCAATTGGCGCAGGAGCTGAGAGACGCCGAAGCGAAAGTCGAGCGCTACAAATCCGAGCACGATCTCTCCGAGACGGCGGGAAAGCTCACGGCGGAGCAGCAGCTCGCCGATATCAGCTATCAGCTCGGCCTCACGCGCTCGCAGGTCGCACAAACGCGTGCGCGCTATGACGAGGTCACGAAGCTGCAACGCTCGAAAGCCAATGTCGAGCAATTGTCCGACGCCGTGCATTCCAACACGATCTCCGGCCTGCGCACGCAATATGCGACGCTGGTCCAGCAGAAATCGGCCATGGAGATGCAGTTCGGGCGCAAATATCCGCCCTTGATGGATGTGCAGCGCCAGATCCAGGAGGTCGGCAGGCTCATCGACGCGGAGCTGTCGCGGATCGCCGGCGCCGCGCTCAGCGATTACCGTCGTGCGCACGCCACCGAGGTCGATCTCGAAAAGCGTCTCGAGGAGCTGAAGCGTCGCTCGTTCCAGCTCAATGAGACGATGGTGGGTCTGCGCGCGCTCGAGCGCAGCGTCGAAGCGACGAGAAACCTCTATCAGTCGTCCCTGAAGCGCGCGAAAGAGCTCGAAGAGACGCAGGAGGTCGACAGCTCGACGTCGCGGATCATCACCGAAGCGGTGCCGAGCAACAAGAAGGCCGGCCCTCCCCTGCCCCTCGTGCTCGGCGGCGCCCTGATTTGCGGCATCGGTCTCGGCGGCGCCGTCGGATATTTCCGCGACCGCATGGAAGCGAAGGCCGACGATCCCGCAGAAGAATCACGCAACCTGTTCGATCTGCCGATACTGGCCGAATATCATTTCGCCGGGACTGTGAGTCCAGGCTCTTCGATACGAGAATCGGAAGCGCCGTCGGCGCGGCTGCTGAGCTGGATTCTCGAGGTCGAAAGTCCTCACGGCGCGCGAACGATCCTGTTTTTGGGGCTCGACGCGGATGGCCGCAAGGCCAAAGTGACCTTCGACATCGCGCTTGCTGCGCTCGAGCGAGGACAGCGAGTGATCGCGCTCGACGCCGGCCGCCCGGACGGCGCGGCATGTCGTCACTGGCGCAAGGAGGCGCTGCGCTTTCTGCGTAATGGCAGAGGCCCTCATGAGCACGAGCTGGTGACGCGCTGGCCTCACGATTCCTGCTTCGCCCTGCACAGCGGCGCGAGAGGCGGCGCCGAGTTCGTGTCGATTTCCGAAGTGATCGACAGCGAGCCCGGCGAAGCGCCGCCTGAACGCTTCTGGCGCGATTTCAGAGACCGGATTCGCGGCTTCGACAATGTCGATCTCATTCTGGTCAGCGCCGATGCGCAGGACTATCAGTCCTTCGCGACCGACGCCGACTCGGATGCGCTGGTCGCGCTCGTGGACGGCGATCGTCCGGAGCGCCGCACTCTGTCCGAGCTCGCAGGCTCGATCGGCGCGCGCATTCCGAGCTCGGCGGGAGTGGTGCTGGTCGGCGAAAGGGCGGCCGCATGAGCGCCGTCGCTCTTCCGAGCTACGCGGCGATCGAGGAGCGAGCGGCGACGACGAGGCTGGTCGCGGCCGCTCTCGTGTTCGGCGGCGTCGTCTTCAATTTCGTGCTCTGCATCGTCAACGCCAAAATCTTCGTCATTAGTCCGGCGATCGTGATGCTCGCGGAAATGGGCCTCATCGGCGCGAGCCTCACATTGATGGCGAGAAACACGACGGCGTTGATCGTCGTGCTCGTCGGCTTCCTGTCCTATGCGGCGTTTCTCAGCGCGATGCGGGCCTCGGTCGACGCGAAGGCGATCCGCGACGTGATCATTCCGATCACCTTTCTGTTTCTCGGACGCCGCTTCGGCTCCGCGGCCATG
The sequence above is a segment of the Methylosinus trichosporium OB3b genome. Coding sequences within it:
- a CDS encoding glycosyltransferase family 4 protein, whose translation is MKIVHIVRQFWPSRGGLEEFVHRLACEQYRAGAEVRVVTLDRLFTDRRGSLPESDVLDGVEIRRIPFRGSRRYPIAPAALAHIEDADIVHVHAVDFFFDFIGLASLVSRRPIVATTHGGFFHTSAHATLKRLWFEVVTRLTARRYSAVVACSESDYRLFATITPGNLRLIENGVDIDKFADAASRTPKKSLVTIGRFSLNKRLDRLLETMHALVTQDQQWRLDIVGFESDWGIERLKAEIARRSLQNHVEVHVGLDPCAVAQVIGRSSLFVSASDYEGFGIALIEALSAGLCPVVHANEAYRAFSARRGLVHLTDFAEPIASASAIREAFAEVEESGALRAAAIRLAGEFAWPRVAEAYFKTYGEAIDTRLRRPICSTKIERTNRVPKRSAGLSS
- a CDS encoding glycosyltransferase family 2 protein; the protein is MTQRRYLGERFAGSEAPTLSLVVCTVGRIDPLVRLFSSLIQQTSEDFEIVLVDQNPPGTLDATLEQYAQGLKILHVTSPRGLSRARNAGLRRAKGSLVCFPDDDCWYAPELIEEVIRRFAREPHIDIIMARTVDAHGVDSLGLYLSETCPIDRRNVWFAGNSNGIFLRAETAQRIGGFDESLGVGAESPFRSGEETDYVLRALALGARCRFYHDVTVFHDQAPERSSAAISRARAYAPGFGRVLRLHYDAFYFAERLARTLARAALSAVTLDLGTAHYKLVWGIGTIKGYLSPCGGERTRLPGRK
- a CDS encoding WecB/TagA/CpsF family glycosyltransferase translates to MKRIFKLGPIRIEHLTVDEALRHIESILDGQDHRQVAFCNAHTASNAFFDVGFRKALSNMLVLNDGVALDIASKLATGATFPGNLNGTDFVPKFLATSERGLRIYLLGAKPDVVERVAAQIETLYPRHRVVGFHHGYFSAAEEADIVAEIADHAPDVLLVAMGNPRQELFMDTHRDALNSKLAVGVGALFDFLSETVPRAPEWVRRARMEWLFRLSREPRRLARRYTLGAFAFAFAIVCFQLQNASGLQWLWRKALEPRRTVYRYGVGAFTFALAIVFFHLHKAINSP
- a CDS encoding GumC family protein, producing the protein MTRIGSGSELQMDPSGSRSPARDRQAPGSMDFDFAEFVRFVKRHARWMTAIAAIALLLGFCFYLVMPARYRSVAEILLDPRGVALAKTDLGAQSLGADSNLLDLETQRYLIVSSSVLGTVVDEEKLTEDAQFTHVGLLGKLLGGKPNESREAAIEKLAAMIEVMRGERALILDIIVVSADPQLSARLANAVARVFFSQNGAAQRDAARRAGAALQGRAEQLAQELRDAEAKVERYKSEHDLSETAGKLTAEQQLADISYQLGLTRSQVAQTRARYDEVTKLQRSKANVEQLSDAVHSNTISGLRTQYATLVQQKSAMEMQFGRKYPPLMDVQRQIQEVGRLIDAELSRIAGAALSDYRRAHATEVDLEKRLEELKRRSFQLNETMVGLRALERSVEATRNLYQSSLKRAKELEETQEVDSSTSRIITEAVPSNKKAGPPLPLVLGGALICGIGLGGAVGYFRDRMEAKADDPAEESRNLFDLPILAEYHFAGTVSPGSSIRESEAPSARLLSWILEVESPHGARTILFLGLDADGRKAKVTFDIALAALERGQRVIALDAGRPDGAACRHWRKEALRFLRNGRGPHEHELVTRWPHDSCFALHSGARGGAEFVSISEVIDSEPGEAPPERFWRDFRDRIRGFDNVDLILVSADAQDYQSFATDADSDALVALVDGDRPERRTLSELAGSIGARIPSSAGVVLVGERAAA
- a CDS encoding lipopolysaccharide biosynthesis protein encodes the protein MSRTRAGRLEMSLDKFTRNTIFGLVASLNSSLGSFLGLVIVGRMLGPTGAGTVAIGIWLTGMAVTFADLGLPLTIARFTPELMAQGEMAYAEEIGPYFFRPILFSTTIVVGLFGELALGGAQWFRENLRLNVLSESPDSIWLVIAFIFAVQALNNFGLSVLRGRQSFDVAAKLTAISLPLQLVATGAGCFYAGAEGALVGYAMGSIACAGLALQYARRTTGLPENLRQRAWRFAVNNWGVGLISVIVWSRLEIGFLDYWRGAKEAGLFAVSYTLCNLAAQAPLLMTGGLLPLFAERHALRDRRGLCDAYASAIRFVALLLFPACFGMAAIAPLFLPVLFGAEFAEASASATVLIAMQAFGSISTVSSTLLLACEKSSFLVRTGLIGVVVSLLAGVTAIPAFGVMGAVATRSAVQSFLTLASFIYVAKALNLPFPLSKFARIVVAAIGCAVFARVIVLEWQAPAALALAIGSGAVVYGSLILMLNVLEPNELQLSRMLAGKVLFKAALRKAS
- a CDS encoding sigma-54-dependent transcriptional regulator, which encodes MNEREDPAKLDCDKRRSATGATVLIVDDERRSLESLKRVLGVEFQILCAQNAAEAEAILDGDLVQVVLCDQRMPGETGVEFLTRVRERWPEPVRMIISGYSDAEDIIAGVNEAGVYRYVTKPWDPDRLLETVREAARLYAAQKEGGAAPPLDAKPSNERLRRIVQDKRRAERRMFEFSRIAHAPDSPMRQTIALARRAAEYDISVLITGASGTGKELLARAIHHGSARGEKSFVLENCGALPDELLESELFGCKKGAFTGAYQDRVGLFEVADGGSIFLDEIGETSPSFQVKLLRVLQEGEIRPLGAQRPRRVDVRVIAATNRDIKAEVEAGRFRRDLYYRLAAFPIHLSALNERRGDIAIIAARILLAVNQQFNRRIPGFEPETLRLMERYSWPGNVREMHNEIQRMVVLSDGEANLSPELLSPAILDHGRPAAQQEGQTRFTLKERVEMLECALIKESLERNGRNISHVADELGLSRVGLRSKIARYDISRVVDDEA
- a CDS encoding sensor histidine kinase, whose amino-acid sequence is MTKPETTRDGARGDLIARVAGADIALSEGSEQVWLEVIRKMDEVYADLIVYESDLEKKNGELEEAQTFIQSVIASVSDVLVVCDESGAILQINPAFRELMGHDEQELVGSSLIDLFVAEDRAEAKTLCAAATRETTSGELRFRTSDGPSDLMAINRSPLFDAAGRRAGAVFTGRPIGELRRAYEALHLAHVELKQAQSRLIEQEKMASLGRLVAGVAHELNNPISFVYGNIHTLDRYRKALARYLAAIHSGVAVKEREKLRRAEDIDAVIADLEPLIEGTLEGAVRISDIVKNLRRLSFGAKTPREPVALAKVVETATQWAARSKKAKARIVTRLEPDLLACGHSGQIHSVLVNLIDNALDAVRDAPAPLVEIVTHAEGSSAVVEVIDNGKGVPDALRSRVFEPFFTTKTVGEGTGLGLWISYSIVHEHGGSIEIDAPPSGGARFTLRLPRATD